The Arachis ipaensis cultivar K30076 chromosome B10, Araip1.1, whole genome shotgun sequence DNA window ataaaataaacaaggtggaaactcaggtgtagtcgacttcgcgtgaagttgatacttgagagccgttagataaaaatttaatcaaaccAACCAATTCATTTAACGGCTCTCATGTATCAACTTCACgcgaagtcgacttcacctgagtttttaccAATAAACAAATACTTTAGCCGTCACTTGTATGTTCATCTTCCACCATCATTATTTCAAGAAAATTATTTATAcccataatatatattaattctaCTTATCAAAGCAATTACATGTGTGAAATTAAAGcattcaaatttcaccttttgACTTAGCATTATATGAAAGCAAATTAAACCCTAAAttaatatgtatgtatgtatgtatatatacatGTGCCCTTCTAAGGTTTTCATCTAAAAAATTATAAGCCTAAACACCAATTATAccttaaaaacattttttttaattcccACTTTCTATACACAATGGCTAGTGTTATTGGATAtacattttttgttattattattatgatgacAGTATTATTGCTTGGCACTACTACTACTTCACATGGTGCAGCAGCTCCACCATATGGATATGgaaacaataatattattaatgtGATTAAATTTGGTGCAAAAGCAGATGGGAAAACAGATTCAACAGAACAATTCAAAATGGCATGGAAATCAGCATGCACAAGCATAAGGCCAGCCACTATTTATGTCCCAAAAGGAAGGTACTTACTCAAATACACCAATTTCCGGGGTCCATGTAAGAATAATAAGGTCACATTTATAATCAATGGAACTCTTGTGGCACCTTATGATTACAATGAGCTTGGAAATTCAGGAGGGTTTTGGATTTTGTTCAACCATGTTGATAATCTCACTGTTATTGGTGGGAATTTGGATGCTCAAGGCTCTGCTTTCTGGGATTGTAGGAGATCTGGAAAGAATTGTCCTCTTGGAGCAAGGgtatgttttttatttatttttttatatatacgaTTAAATAGAGTCTTTATTGTTAGTGTTGTAAGTGTGAGGAGTGTTAAAGTTAGTCTTACATCAAAGAAAGTAAGGAAAAGttaggagtttataagatgaaagACACCTTATAATTATCACGTGTGTCAATCATTTATCATAATAACGATATtatgaattaattttatatatgttatgAAATAATTGTTTGTTGGAAATCTTATGTGATATTAGAGTGCATTtggttcattttcattttttttttcattttgggatgaaaaataagaagggaaaaacaATCATTAATTTTTTCatgcttcattttttttattaattatgagcaattttgtatttttaaaattttctaacttTAATAATTTTTCATGATTGTCTTATCCATTCCCCCTCCCCCAAGTTTTTTAATTAGtatccaaaaataaaaagatataaaGACAGTTAAATAGAGATATAaagatataaaattatatttggcaGATGAAATATAAATATAGATATTATATCAAAAGACactaaattagtatattttatctTNNNNNNNNNNNNNNNNNNNNNNNNNNNNNNNNNNNNNNNNNNNNNNNNNNNNNNNNNNNNNNNNNNNNNNNNNNNNNNNNNNNNNNNNNNNNNNNNNNNNNNNNNNNNNNNNNNNNNNNNNNNNNNNNNNNNNNNNNNNNNNNNNNNNNNNNNNNNNNNNNNNNNNNNNNNNNNNNNNNNNNNNNNNNNNNNNNNNNNNNNNNNNNNNtcatttttatatttttattttttgtgttttgttcTTAATATCCTGTTTTCATAACCAAATCCATGCAGCCATATTGATGCAACATTATATGATTAATTATTAATTGCAGTCAATGACATTCAACTGGGTGAATAACCTGGTGATTAGTGGGATAACATCAATCAACAGCCAATTAAGTCATATTGTGATAAACACATGCAACAATGTCATAGTAAAAAATGTGAGAATTATTGCACCAGATCAGAGTCCTAACACTGATGGCATTCATGTTGAACACTCAAAATGGGTTAATATTACTGGCACTACCATTCAAACTGGAGATGATTGCATTTCCATTGGTGATGCCACTTTCAATCTCTTCATGGACCAAATCAAATGTGGACCTGGCCATGGCATAAGGTCAGATTCTTATTCTCAACTCTAAATCCGAAATTCTGTACAATACATATAAAATAAGGTGGCAGGTGCAGttgacttcacgtaaagttgataccTGAAAGTTGTTAGATGAAAattcagtcaaatcatttaacggctctcagtatcaacttcacgtgaagtcgacttcacttgagttttcagcataaaaatattttatgaagATTTTTAGTGCAATAATTAAATGTGATCTACAAATAAATATGTATGCATGTGTTTCTAATTACATATATAATATGAGTAAACATTTTAAAATGGTTTCTATCAATTTTGtgttaaataaattattaatctcTAAAAAATGAAATCTAACAAGTTGATTCATAATCTTAGCTTTAAAATATCATACAATTTAATATCTGGGTATGGCTTAAGAGTACaagatttgaaaaatatgtaCTATGTTTATGTATGTTCTAATATCaatataaaatgaaataaaaaacataaattaaaatcttATAATAAAATTNNNNNNNNNNNNNNNNNNNNNNNNNNNNNNNNNNNNNNNNTAGAGTTTAGCAAAGATTGGactttagatttttcagattgaTACCATGTCTTGAAATCATTGATTGCTTAAGTTGATAGAAAAAGATAACGTAAATGGTTATATGTCTAACAAATCTAATAAACTAGTGGACAAACAATTTGGGTATTTAGTCAACAACTCGTCACAAGCGACTCGTGTGAAATTACGCACGAAGTGTTTACACTTTAATTTTACATTCATAATCGTTCAAAGACAGTatcaaataatataaaataattatttaaatttatattttttttagtaaattttcacttaaaagtgattttgaaccatataatccaaacaatatttattttattataatctatTTTGATATAAAGATGTCAAACATAAATCACATTAACACTAACTCACTTctaatcaaaatcaattttacgcAAACTCCAAACACATAATAAATCATTTGAATGTTGGGACAGCATTGGAAGTTTAGCTAAAGAAATGGAGGAAGAAGGAGTTGCAAATGTGAGTTTAAGGAATGCCATTTTTTATGGATCTGACAATGGAATGAGGATAAAGTCATGGGCCAGAGCAAGCAAGGGATTCGTTAGGAACATTCTGTTCCAAGACATTACAATCTTCAACGTTCAGAATCCCATCATCATTGATCAAAATTACTGCCCCAACAACCAAGGTTGTCCTGGTcaggtaataaaaaaatatcaaaaattgaTGAATTGGTTTCATAtaaggtgaaaattcaggtgaagttgacttcatgtgaaattgatatttcagagtcgttagataaaaatttagtcaaatcagtcaaatcatctaacagttgtcaggtatcaacttcacgtgaagttgactgcacctgagtttccacctttatataaatataaatatatataaaataaatgttCTATGAAATTTTATATGATGTAATCAAAGTGATTTCCTTTTATGTTATTTAACAGACTTCAGGAATTGAAATTAGTGAAGTTACTTACAAGAACATACATGGAAGTTCAGCAACATCAGAGGCAGTAACATTTGATTGCAGTGCAAGTAATCCATGTCAAGGGATCAAATTGCATGATATAAACCTAACTTACAACAACAAAGCTGCAACTTCATCATGCAACAACATTAGAGGCACCACCTCTGGAACACTTGTGCTACAAAGTTGTCTATAAATATATTATAATATGTataaggataaagtatattttttatttttgaagtttgttaaaagttttaaaaatatttttaaattttattttatttcaattttgtttcaaaagttttcaatttgcatcaaatGTATTCCTgacagctaatttttcaaaatatttaaaataaatttagcaacaatttcataagaacaaaatTTAGTTGCTGAATTAATGTCAGGAATATATTTGATATAAATCGAAAAATTTCaaagacaaaattgaaataaaataaagtttatgagtattttttaaaattttgacaaACTTTAATaaggataaaaaatatactttattctaTGTATAAATATGTAAATATTTTAGTGTTCATTATTATATCATTGTATatgaaaatatagaaagaaatcCATCTTTATGCCTTTCTCTTCATGAAGCTGGTATTGATGTTTAGGCATTTAAATAGAAGTTTAGAATAAATGACCATCTAtacccataaaagatgaaaacgctgacatatgtaTCCACACTAGATCGAAACTAAATTTATATCCACGCAAGATATTTTTCGTGTGATAAAAGTATCCTACATGACACATgtagggtacttttgtcacacaaaaggcatcttgcgtgggtacaagtttagttttgatttagtgtgggtacatatgtcaacgttttcatcttttatggatacaaaAGTTCATTTATTTATAGTGAATAATAGTAAGAAATCAAATTAGGATTTGGTTTGGTCGTGTGGGTAATATTATGAgatgtttttttttgtttatgaGATATCTTTTTTGTATTATTGGGTCTTTTTATTGTGGCCACATTAAAGTTGGCAGAGTTGGCTGATATCATAATTAATTGGATTATGTTAAGTAACTAATGACttttttgaacaatatgaacaatgggTCTTAAAATTAGTCCAATTTAAATAAAACACACTATACTCCAAATtactcacctaaatcttaatattagaataactatctacacacctagtgaattgaaaatctgatatatccattgttcctattgtttaatattttcattgtgtacctatactttttctaatTGATTCTCTAGATTTTTtcattatatatacataaatcctttaaagatatagaattatttaattttatttttaacgtttttatttatgtaaaaattatctctaaaaatatttaattttgtcCTTGACGCCTTATATGGAATTAACATGTTGGAGTAATtttgatacaaattaaaaaatgttagtaacaaaattaaatataactaaatattaaagatattttaaaagaaaaattcacAAATACGAGGAATAAAAAATATATTNNNNNNNNNNNNNNNNNNNNNNNNNNNNNNNNNNNNNNNNNNNNNNNNNNNNNNNNNNNNNNNNNNNNNNNNNNNNNNNNNNNNNNNNNNNNNNNNNNNNNNNNNNNNNNNNNNNNNNNNNNNNNNNNNNNtcttatttttctttaagttAAAAACTTCAATGGAATAATATTTTTTAGAGACGAAAACgtcaaatacaaaattttttgagAAACTATTCGAGTATATAATATACCCCAATATTATTATGAAAATTTGTGTGATTAAATTGGTTGCGGCTTGAATTGAATAGTGAATAGAAAGAGGGAGAGATGGGTTGGGCACTTGGGATTATAAAAGGAAAATTGTCGTGTAGTTGGAAGATGGCAAAGGACACAAATAATGTTAGTTTGATTACTTGAAAGGGGAAAAGGAGCATACTCAAAGTAAACATGTTTTNNNNNNNNNNNNNNNNNNNNNNNNNNNNNNNNNNNNNNNNNNNNNNNNNNNNNNNNNNNNNNNNNNNNNNNGATAGCTTTTTCCTAAACAAATACAGCCTTACAAAACggttagatgataatttagtcgACAAAGAATGACTTTTGTATGTTATTGCAAGTTGTTAATTTTTCTATACCATTTCTGCGCACTTGACTGGTTCTAATGACACTCTTTTTCCTTCGccttttccttttccctttcaaacttctccttcctcctccaaactctctctctctctctcaacacAACAGTGGTAGTGTGTCATGCCTTGTGGCCCCTACCCTCTCCTCCCACTTGCTCctaccttctctctctctttctctttctatcttgaAGCCTCTTATGTTATGGTCTTCTGCTTCCNNNNNNNNNNNNNNNNNNNNNNNNNNNNNNNNNNNNNNNNNNNNNNNNNNNNNNNNNNNNTTCTCCATAACCGTGAGAGATTCATGCTTGCGCCCTCCGATAAGGGACATGTTTCCGCTTCTTTAGCCTTCTCTCAATTCAACGAGATATGAAGAACATTCTCAAGAAGCTTCATATCATGCCTACTACTAACCAATCACAAGAGGACCAAGCTCCTGCTTCATCAAGGTCCAATAAGAAGATTTCTAATTGGTTGCATTCTGTATCCAATAGGCAGACTCCGACTCCGACTCCGGCGACGGCGACGGAGACGGATCCTTCTGATTCACTTGCCGGTGGCGGTTTGGATTCGGCGCCGTCTAGCACTTTTAGGGAACCTGAAGTGGAGGACGAcgacgaagaagaagaatatCAGATACAACTTGCTTTAGAGCTTAGTGCAAGGGAGGATCCTGAGGCCGTTCAGATTGAAGCTGTTAAGCAGATTAGTTTGGGATCCTGTGATCCTCATAACACGCCGGCACAAGTCGTTTCATATCGGTACTGGGTAATCGTCTCTATCCACTTTTAACTCCATTCACTTTAGGTTCAGTTTTCATTGTTGCTGTTTCAATTATGGACATGAACAAAAGAATTTGGAAGAACATTATTTTTTTGAAGATATGTCGATTCTCATGCAGGGATGGTACTTCATTTACATAATCTGAAGCTTCGATTTctgtttgagagagagagagtgtgtataGCAGAAGGAAATTTATCAAGAGAAAGATAGAGGATCTCTTGTTGCCAGGATTTTGGCATTGTTATAATTAATAGACATTCTGATCATTGAGTGGTGCTGTTAGATAACCTGTCCTTTAAGAAACCTTTTAAGTAAACGGTGCCGGCCTCCCTAGATGATTGATGTATGAATGTCCAATCTCTGTTAATCTCGgatcaaagaaagaaaaggatAATATAATCTTAAAATGGGTAGGCTTTGAGGCACCTGCTTAGCAATGTTTACTAGGATAGACACATCATGATTTTATCTCTAATTTGTCCTACATTAACTCCTTTCTAACTTATCTCATATCGTAGATTTATGTGCTTCACAGAATTACAATGCTCTTGGTTTTGATGACAAGATCTCGGATGGTTTCTATGATCTGTATGGGACTGTGACCGAGTCGAACTCTGCAAGAATGCCATGCCTTTTGGATCTGCAAGGAACATCAACTTCAGATTCTGTCACTTGGGAAGCAATCTTGGTCAATAGGGCTGCAGATTCCAGTTTGTTGAAACTCGAGCAGGAGGCCCAAGAGCTGGCAGCTAAGGCAAGAAAAGATTTTGAGGTAGTTGTAGATAGTAATTTGGTGCATAAGCTTGCTATCTTAGTGGCTGACTACATGGGTGGACCAGTTGAAGATCCTGAAAGCATGGCAAGAGCCTGGAGGAGTCTCACTTACAGTCTAAAAGCAACCCTTGGTAGTATGGTGTTACCACTGGGCTCACTGACCATAGGATTGGCTAGGCATCGTGCCTTGTTGTTTAAGGTACTTGCCCCAACATTTTCTTAACTGATTTGCATTTCAAATAAGAATAATCCCATCCGTCATTGACGTAAGCCTTGGTACTACAATAAGTGAGATTTGTGCCAATACGAAATTCTTAGATCACATTAACAGAATTAGCCATCATCACAATGTGTAATGAGATTCCATcatcatttttaataaaaatgtttcCTCTATATTGTGTGTAGGTTTTAGCTGATAGTGTGGGCATCCCATGTCAGCTGGTGAAAGGACTACAATATACAGGATCCGACGATGTGGCTATGAACTTTGTCAAGATTGATGACGGGAGGTAACTATCAGATGTGTATTCTGGCGATACAAGGAAGCTGaattgttttgtttgtatgtggTTCTCTTCATGGTCTTGGAGACTAAAAAAACTTAATGCTCGCATGCATTGCTTTACTTGTTACGTCGTCATCAATAGTTTGATGAGAATTTATGTTCAGTGCTTCATCCATTGTATAATGTTCTATACCATAGAAGATGTATTTTGTCATTAGTCCATGTGCTGATCTTTTTTGCCTTCCGTTATGTGTCATTCGATTAACTTTTTCAATTACTCACTTATATTTGTCTGTAGCTGAAAgttctttatttttgttgttgTAATTTTCTAAAGTGGGAGATGCAAAGCCTTGTTATTATGTATCTATAAGTTGCGTTTGATATGAATTTCAGGGAGTACATTGTTGACCTGATGGCTGATCCAGGAACACTTATTCCTTCTGATGCAGCTGGATCACACATTGACTATGATGAATCTTCTTTTGTAGCTACTCCTTCATCAAGAGACCTTGACTCCTCTCGTATGGCATCATTTGGCAGTGGGGTTGGAAGTTCATTTGATGGAACTCTAGACTTTGGGACTCAAGATAAAGGAAACAGATCAAAACATTCTGTCCATGCAGGGAAAGCATCTGATGTAATCAGTCCCACTACAGGCAGGGAAGAAGTAAAGAATGCCATAGATAAATTCAAAGGTGTTAGTAATGTGGAAAAGGTCATAGTGAGAGAATCTCCTAGCAGACTTAATTATCCATATATGCATGGAAGATCTCCTTCTTGGACTGAAGGGATCAGTTCCCCTGCAGTGCATGGAATGAAAGTTAAAGATGTCTCCCAATATATGATTGATGCTGCAAAGGAGAACCCTAAATTAGCTCAAAAGCTTCATGATGTTTTACTTGAAAGTGGCGTTGTTGCTCCTCCAAACCTATTTACTGAAGTTTATCAGGAGCAGCTAGGTTCCCCATCTGAGGCAAATTTTCCAGTTGATGAAAAAGGTGAATCAAAACAGGGACGTATACAGCAAGAAACTAAGGTTGATGATAATCAAGGTCTTGCTCAGTTTTTACCTCCTTTGCCCCTTCAGAGAGTACATGCCAAAGCAAGTCCTCGCAGTCAGCTGGACCATTCTAAGCCTTTAGAGGGTTTGGGAGTCAACTTACCTCTTGATACAAGGGAGGCTACTGGACAGCAAATATCGTCTCAGGCAGAAGCAACTCAGGTAAAATATGGGAAAAATGTCCCAGTTGCTGCGGCTGCTGCTGCCGCCGCTGCTGTTGTTGCATCTTCTATGGTAGTTGCTGTGGCGAAGTCAAGCACTGATTCAAATCTTGAGATTCCAGTAGCAGCAGCTGCCACTGCTACTGCTGCAGCTGTAGTAGCAACCACTGCCGCTGTCAATAAACAGTATGAGCAGGGTAGTCGAAGTGATGCAGATGCAGAGGGTTTTGGTCATGATCTGAGGGGTAATAGTGACGGAGAGCATGTTGCTTTAGGAGCAAACTCAGAGGGCGAGAGAATATCTGATAGATCAGCAAGAAGTGATAGTGCAAAATCGGATTCTGCCCTAGATGATGTTGCTGAGTATGACATTCCATGGGAGGAAATCATGATTGGCGAGCGTATTGGGCTTGGTATTAACTGTTTATTGCTCTCCACATTGTTTTGCATGCTGCTtctatgcatacacttacatgcaCTTTTATTTATCTTGTATTACATTGAAAGACTTGATTGCGACTGTGTGCCATATTTTTTGTGGCAGGATCATATGGGGAAGTGTACCACGGTGATTGGCATGGAACTGTGAGTCTCCCCCTtcgtcttctctctctctctctctctctctctctatatatataatctattttttttttttgggcgaCTTCTTTTACATCTATTGCTTTGTTGACAATCAAATGTCAACTAAATGCTTCTGTTTTGTAAGTCCaagtgaaaaaaattaaaaacctaattttattaattgaaaGTGTTTTCGattcatttttctttctgttcAAAGTAATCATCTGTTTAAAATGCCAACTTTACTTCTAGGCTGTTACCTGAATTGGCTTCTCCCATTCATTGTTATCCGTGATCTTGTGAATGTTTTCCTATTATCTTGTAAATTATAGACCTTTTTATGCATATTTAGTTATATACAAACATGTTTCTGCTCTTTTCATCTGTAGGAAGTTGCTGTAAAGAGGTTTCTAGATCAAGTTATCTCCGGTGAATTACTTGAAGAGTTCAAAAGTGAGGTATAGGCTACTCTACTTCCCACTGTTTATTTGGCAACTTCTACTCATTTGTACTCCCAGTTGATTATCTAGAGATGTATAATTGTTCCCAAGTCTCAGTCCACCAACAGTAACATTAGGGTGCCATCCAAAATTCTTCTACCACATATTTGTATAATTCACTATTATTGATGGGCCTTTTGTCAAACTAAAGCACTATATAAAAACTTTGAGAACTCTCCAACATCATCTCATTCAATTATCATGTTTATCTGATGAAACTTCTTCTGTTATCTTCTGTGGTAAATTGAAGTTGGAAAGTTATTAAAATTAACAGGCTTAACTACTTTGACCAGCTGAATTACATGTTTTGTCATGTCTAGAAACTACTTGACTAATTATATGtaataattctattttttttttatcaagattCACTAATTCAAAATACTTTCAGAAGTACTTTTGTTTTACTTCTGCAAACATTTTTTAGCATTGGTTGTTTTGTTTGTCTACTGTCTTGTTTACATAATGCATGGCTcccttttgaattttgaatactTCTTTCTGTGGGAGGATGACTGATGTTCTTATTTGATTTATAATGTAAATTGCAATAGGTCCAAATAATGAAGAGACTAAGGCATCCAAATGTTGTTCTCTTCATGGGAGCTGTAACCCGGCCACCAAATCTTTCTATTGTTACTGAATTTCTTCCTAGGTaacttttcttcattttctgcgCTGGACCCAAGATTGTAGATTTCCAACATTTTGGATGTCTATTCTCTACCACTACTCTATGAGAAGACTAATGCTACATCTATAAAAATGCTTTCTAAATATAATATTATCTATAAAAATGCTTTCTAGATATAATATTAAGGTTGGGCTAAATTTATTGTTAGCCTAATCCAACCCTATGCAGGCTGATTGAATGGTTGACGccttttcccttttctttccCAAATAATGAGATGTAGATTGTCTTTTGCAGAGGGAGTTTGTATAGGTTAATTCACCGACCTAACAATCAACTAGATGAGCGAAGGCGGTTGAGGATGGCCTTANNNNNNNNNNNNNNNNNNNNNNNNNNNNNNNNNNNNNNNNNNNNNNNNNNNNNNNNNNNATAGTCATAGCAAATTATTAATATAGTGACAACTGAATCTCACTTGATATAATATGTCTCTTCTGACTATTTAGGCTCGTGGAATGAACTATTTGCACAGCTGCTCTCCAGTAATAGTGCATCGTGATTTGAAGTCCCCTAATCTTCTTGTAGACAAAAACTGGGTTGTAAAGGTGGCAATCAAATCTTGTGTTAATGTTAAAGCATGGTGAATGCTATTTTTTGATGTGGTATATCATAATTTCTGTTTTTTGAATAGGTTTGTGATTTTGGTTTATCACGAATGAAGCATAGTACATTCCTTTCTTCCAGATCAACTGCAGGAACGGTAAGCACaatcataatttttattttccGCGTCCAACAGCTATCATATTCCCCCTTTTTTTATTGATTAGTTCCTTCATACTATAATATAAACATTGGCTAATCCAGACACTTGCTATAGCTTTTAACAATTAGAAGTATTAAACAGTATTTTCAAAAGACCGAgggttttcttcccctttttggaaCTTCTGCCTGTTGCCTTTAGGTACTGTTTTCTTAGAGCTCCTTATTAGGGCCTTCATTTTCTTGCATTATCATTGTATTGTCTGCATTGATGAAATGAAACTTCAAGACTGCTATTGGGTATGCTAGTTACTTCATTATGTATTATATGCTTCAGGCTGAGTGGATGGCTCCAGAAGTCTTAAGAAATGAGCTTTCCAATGAAAAGTAAGCTTTATTATTCTTGGTATTTCTTAATTTGACTAAGGGAGAGGAAGGTGTTATTAAAACTAAATACAGTTCCTTTCTCTCTTTATTTACTTGAAGATTAATCCTTGTGCTTGCCAATACATTTTAGGCTGTTGCTATGATATGTTTTATGTTGTTTACATTAGCATATGTTGAATATAAATAGACAATTTAATGGATATATTTCATACTTTGttgagtattattattattattattattattggtattttttaatttgactAAGGGAGAGGAAGGTGTTATTAAAACTAAATACAGTTCCTTTCTCTCTTTATTTACTTGAAGATTAATCCTTGTGCTTGCCAATACATTTTAGGCTGTTGCTATGATATGTTTTATGTTGTTTACATTAGCATATGTTGAATATA harbors:
- the LOC107621239 gene encoding polygalacturonase-like, whose translation is MASVIGYTFFVIIIMMTVLLLGTTTTSHGAAAPPYGYGNNNIINVIKFGAKADGKTDSTEQFKMAWKSACTSIRPATIYVPKGRYLLKYTNFRGPCKNNKVTFIINGTLVAPYDYNELGNSGGFWILFNHVDNLTVIGGNLDAQGSAFWDCRRSGKNCPLGARSMTFNWVNNLVISGITSINSQLSHIVINTCNNVIVKNVRIIAPDQSPNTDGIHVEHSKWVNITGTTIQTGDDCISIGDATFNLFMDQIKCGPGHGISIGSLAKEMEEEGVANVSLRNAIFYGSDNGMRIKSWARASKGFVRNILFQDITIFNVQNPIIIDQNYCPNNQGCPGQTSGIEISEVTYKNIHGSSATSEAVTFDCSASNPCQGIKLHDINLTYNNKAATSSCNNIRGTTSGTLVLQSCL
- the LOC107622443 gene encoding serine/threonine-protein kinase EDR1 isoform X1 → MKNILKKLHIMPTTNQSQEDQAPASSRSNKKISNWLHSVSNRQTPTPTPATATETDPSDSLAGGGLDSAPSSTFREPEVEDDDEEEEYQIQLALELSAREDPEAVQIEAVKQISLGSCDPHNTPAQVVSYRYWNYNALGFDDKISDGFYDLYGTVTESNSARMPCLLDLQGTSTSDSVTWEAILVNRAADSSLLKLEQEAQELAAKARKDFEVVVDSNLVHKLAILVADYMGGPVEDPESMARAWRSLTYSLKATLGSMVLPLGSLTIGLARHRALLFKVLADSVGIPCQLVKGLQYTGSDDVAMNFVKIDDGREYIVDLMADPGTLIPSDAAGSHIDYDESSFVATPSSRDLDSSRMASFGSGVGSSFDGTLDFGTQDKGNRSKHSVHAGKASDVISPTTGREEVKNAIDKFKGVSNVEKVIVRESPSRLNYPYMHGRSPSWTEGISSPAVHGMKVKDVSQYMIDAAKENPKLAQKLHDVLLESGVVAPPNLFTEVYQEQLGSPSEANFPVDEKGESKQGRIQQETKVDDNQGLAQFLPPLPLQRVHAKASPRSQLDHSKPLEGLGVNLPLDTREATGQQISSQAEATQVKYGKNVPVAAAAAAAAAVVASSMVVAVAKSSTDSNLEIPVAAAATATAAAVVATTAAVNKQYEQGSRSDADAEGFGHDLRGNSDGEHVALGANSEGERISDRSARSDSAKSDSALDDVAEYDIPWEEIMIGERIGLGSYGEVYHGDWHGTEVAVKRFLDQVISGELLEEFKSEVQIMKRLRHPNVVLFMGAVTRPPNLSIVTEFLPRGSLYRLIHRPNNQLDERRRLRMALGSWNELFAQLLSSNSAS
- the LOC107622443 gene encoding serine/threonine-protein kinase EDR1 isoform X2; translated protein: MKNILKKLHIMPTTNQSQEDQAPASSRSNKKISNWLHSVSNRQTPTPTPATATETDPSDSLAGGGLDSAPSSTFREPEVEDDDEEEEYQIQLALELSAREDPEAVQIEAVKQISLGSCDPHNTPAQVVSYRYWNYNALGFDDKISDGFYDLYGTVTESNSARMPCLLDLQGTSTSDSVTWEAILVNRAADSSLLKLEQEAQELAAKARKDFEVVVDSNLVHKLAILVADYMGGPVEDPESMARAWRSLTYSLKATLGSMVLPLGSLTIGLARHRALLFKVLADSVGIPCQLVKGLQYTGSDDVAMNFVKIDDGREYIVDLMADPGTLIPSDAAGSHIDYDESSFVATPSSRDLDSSRMASFGSGVGSSFDGTLDFGTQDKGNRSKHSVHAGKASDVISPTTGREEVKNAIDKFKGVSNVEKVIVRESPSRLNYPYMHGRSPSWTEGISSPAVHGMKVKDVSQYMIDAAKENPKLAQKLHDVLLESGVVAPPNLFTEVYQEQLGSPSEANFPVDEKGESKQGRIQQETKVDDNQGLAQFLPPLPLQRVHAKASPRSQLDHSKPLEGLGVNLPLDTREATGQQISSQAEATQVKYGKNVPVAAAAAAAAAVVASSMVVAVAKSSTDSNLEIPVAAAATATAAAVVATTAAVNKQYEQGSRSDADAEGFGHDLRGNSDGEHVALGANSEGERISDRSARSDSAKSDSALDDVAEYDIPWEEIMIGERIGLGSYGEVYHGDWHGTEVAVKRFLDQVISGELLEEFKSEVQIMKRLRHPNVVLFMGAVTRPPNLSIVTEFLPRGSLYRLIHRPNNQLDERRRLRMALXXARGMNYLHSCSPVIVHRDLKSPNLLVDKNWVVKVCDFGLSRMKHSTFLSSRSTAGTAEWMAPEVLRNELSNEKCDVYSFGVILWELSTLQQPWEGMNPMQVVGAVGFQHRRLDIPDDVDPAVADIIRQCWQTDPKLRPTFAEIMAALKPLQKPITGSQVVRTSGQSSRAAEGPA